In Streptomyces sclerotialus, one genomic interval encodes:
- a CDS encoding cysteine hydrolase family protein: MKLLRTAAALGTAVVLAATVTACGGSSEAASKEDKPTSPAAEKNIAKDTTTLRQLNDFKETPAKLSDATLILVDYQNTYTEGVMELDGWKPAVDNAEALLKRARKAGTPVIHIVDKGYDLKSEAGQIIPALAPVKGEPVVEKSVPNGFHGTDLADEVKKAGNENVIIAGFMTNMCTLFTTQGAFLNGNKPTVVADASATRPLPLKGNPNGIPAKQVHESALATVQDLYGVVVPSQKSLAS, translated from the coding sequence ATGAAGCTGCTCCGTACCGCCGCCGCCCTGGGCACCGCCGTCGTGCTCGCGGCCACCGTCACCGCGTGCGGCGGAAGTTCCGAGGCCGCCTCCAAGGAGGACAAGCCGACGTCTCCCGCCGCTGAGAAGAACATCGCGAAGGACACCACGACGCTGCGGCAGCTCAACGACTTCAAGGAGACTCCGGCCAAGCTCTCCGACGCGACGCTCATCCTCGTCGACTACCAGAACACCTACACCGAGGGTGTGATGGAACTCGACGGGTGGAAGCCGGCGGTGGACAACGCCGAGGCGCTGCTGAAGCGGGCCCGCAAGGCCGGCACCCCGGTCATCCACATCGTCGACAAGGGCTACGACCTGAAGTCGGAGGCGGGGCAGATCATTCCGGCGCTCGCGCCGGTCAAGGGCGAGCCGGTCGTCGAGAAGAGCGTCCCCAACGGCTTCCACGGCACCGACCTCGCCGACGAGGTCAAGAAGGCCGGGAACGAGAACGTCATCATCGCCGGCTTCATGACGAACATGTGCACCCTGTTCACCACCCAGGGCGCCTTCCTCAACGGCAACAAGCCGACCGTGGTGGCCGACGCCTCCGCGACCCGGCCGCTGCCGCTGAAGGGCAACCCGAACGGCATCCCCGCGAAGCAGGTACACGAATCCGCCCTCGCCACGGTCCAGGACCTCTACGGGGTCGTGGTGCCGTCGCAGAAGTCGCTGGCCTCGTAA
- a CDS encoding phytoene desaturase family protein, whose product MTSALVVGGGPNGLTAAALLAKAGVRVTLLEAADEVGGGTRSHEALLPGLLHDHCSAIHPMAVTSPAFRSLGLERHGLRWRLPEVDCVHPLDDGSAGVLLRSVEDTARTLGADAGRYRAFMAPSRRWDELAGDVLGPLLGVPAHPLLLARFGAPTVLPAALLARVFRTPQARALWAGVAAHALRPLSHPFSSAIGLGLLTAGHRAGWAVAEGGSRAIARSLEKALRAHGGEVRTGVRVTDATQLPPADVTLLDLDPGQVARIYGDRLPGRVRTAYRRFRRGPGAYKVDLAVEGGVPWTNEHAHRAGTVHLGGTLPEVAQAERDVAAGRMPARPFVLACQQYLADPSRSAGDVHPVWTYAHVPHGYDGDATEAVLSQLERFAPGVRERIVGMRVTRPADFAAANPNFAGGDILTGAETVPRLVFGARPTHNPYSTGLPGVFLCSAAAPPGPGAHGMCGAGAARSALRHLGVPAV is encoded by the coding sequence ATGACGTCGGCACTCGTCGTCGGCGGCGGGCCCAACGGACTCACCGCCGCGGCGCTCCTGGCCAAGGCCGGCGTACGGGTCACTCTGCTGGAGGCCGCCGACGAGGTCGGCGGCGGCACCCGAAGCCACGAAGCGCTGCTGCCGGGACTGCTGCACGACCACTGTTCCGCCATCCACCCGATGGCGGTCACCTCCCCCGCGTTCCGCTCCCTCGGTCTGGAACGGCACGGACTGCGCTGGCGCCTGCCGGAGGTCGACTGCGTGCACCCGCTGGACGACGGCTCGGCCGGGGTGCTGCTGCGTTCCGTCGAGGACACCGCCCGCACGCTCGGAGCCGACGCGGGCCGGTACCGGGCCTTCATGGCCCCTTCGCGGCGGTGGGACGAGCTCGCCGGTGACGTGCTGGGGCCGCTGCTCGGCGTTCCCGCGCATCCCCTGCTCCTCGCGCGATTCGGCGCGCCGACCGTACTCCCGGCGGCCCTCCTCGCACGCGTCTTCCGCACCCCGCAGGCCCGGGCGCTGTGGGCCGGCGTCGCGGCACACGCCCTGCGCCCGCTCTCCCACCCGTTCAGCTCGGCCATCGGCCTCGGTCTCCTCACCGCAGGCCACCGCGCCGGCTGGGCCGTCGCCGAAGGCGGCTCGCGGGCCATCGCCCGCAGTCTGGAGAAAGCCCTGCGCGCGCACGGGGGCGAGGTGCGCACCGGCGTCCGCGTCACGGACGCCACGCAGCTGCCGCCCGCCGACGTCACCCTCCTCGATCTGGACCCCGGCCAGGTCGCCCGCATCTACGGCGACCGGCTGCCCGGCCGGGTACGCACCGCCTACCGGCGGTTCCGCCGCGGACCCGGCGCGTACAAGGTCGATCTGGCCGTCGAGGGCGGTGTGCCGTGGACCAACGAGCACGCGCACCGCGCCGGTACGGTGCACCTCGGCGGCACCCTGCCCGAGGTCGCCCAGGCCGAGCGGGACGTGGCGGCCGGGCGGATGCCCGCGCGGCCGTTCGTGCTCGCCTGCCAGCAGTACCTGGCCGACCCCTCCCGGTCCGCCGGGGACGTGCACCCCGTCTGGACGTACGCCCATGTCCCGCACGGGTACGACGGCGACGCCACCGAGGCCGTCCTGAGCCAGCTGGAACGCTTCGCACCGGGCGTCCGGGAACGCATCGTGGGCATGCGGGTCACCCGGCCCGCCGACTTCGCCGCCGCCAACCCCAACTTCGCCGGCGGCGACATCCTCACCGGCGCGGAGACCGTCCCCCGCCTCGTCTTCGGGGCACGGCCCACGCACAACCCGTACTCGACCGGCCTCCCCGGGGTCTTCCTGTGCTCGGCGGCCGCTCCCCCGGGCCCCGGCGCACACGGCATGTGCGGCGCCGGCGCCGCGAGATCGGCGCTGCGCCATCTCGGTGTCCCGGCGGTGTGA
- a CDS encoding carbohydrate ABC transporter permease, translating into MSTATTTHTGGASGRRPRLTPGRTALLVVALFLVAAWLLPLVWAVATSLKPEGETTKTPLEWIGSKITFEAYAKVWESGDLLQWTVNSLFVSVVTTLLTVVLCAMAAYGFIRTDFRGRRLLYGLVLAGIMVPPQVLIAPLFTEMVQLGLVDTYWGVILPQVAAPAMVFILVKFFDGVPRELEEAAFVDGAGRWRVFWTIVMPLSRPVLAAVAIFTFISTWNNFLWPFLVTTDPNGMTLPVGLVNVQSSFGVRYAQIMASLVIAGLPLLVVFMLFQRQIVRGIAHTGLAGQ; encoded by the coding sequence GTGAGCACCGCTACCACCACACATACGGGCGGCGCGTCGGGCAGACGTCCGCGCTTGACCCCCGGCCGGACCGCCCTGCTCGTCGTCGCCCTGTTCCTCGTCGCGGCCTGGCTGCTGCCACTGGTCTGGGCCGTCGCCACGTCCCTCAAACCGGAGGGCGAGACGACGAAGACCCCCCTGGAGTGGATCGGCTCGAAGATCACTTTCGAGGCGTACGCGAAGGTGTGGGAATCCGGCGACCTGCTGCAGTGGACCGTCAACTCGCTGTTCGTGTCCGTGGTCACGACCCTGCTGACGGTGGTGCTGTGCGCCATGGCCGCGTACGGGTTCATCCGTACCGACTTCCGCGGCCGCAGGCTGCTGTACGGCCTGGTGCTCGCCGGCATCATGGTCCCGCCGCAGGTGCTGATCGCTCCGCTGTTCACGGAGATGGTGCAGCTCGGCCTCGTCGACACCTACTGGGGAGTGATCCTGCCGCAAGTGGCCGCCCCCGCCATGGTGTTCATCCTGGTGAAGTTCTTCGACGGGGTACCGCGCGAGCTGGAGGAAGCGGCCTTCGTCGACGGGGCGGGACGCTGGCGGGTGTTCTGGACGATCGTGATGCCGCTGTCGCGGCCGGTGCTCGCCGCCGTCGCGATCTTCACCTTCATCTCCACCTGGAACAACTTCCTGTGGCCGTTCCTGGTGACCACCGACCCGAACGGCATGACGCTGCCCGTGGGCCTGGTCAACGTCCAGTCCTCGTTCGGCGTCCGGTACGCGCAGATCATGGCCTCCCTCGTGATCGCCGGACTTCCGCTCCTGGTGGTGTTCATGCTCTTCCAGCGGCAGATCGTCCGAGGCATCGCCCACACCGGCCTCGCCGGCCAGTGA
- a CDS encoding putative immunity protein: MSEIVLSEQDLREVTAFAAACAEAVLEVFEADQPEDSRPRKAIDTAWVFARGGERGTSLRDTAWAALKAAKSADTAAGREAARAAMSAAGAAYLHPLAKATQVKHILGAGAYAARAAELIAGDERAVGAAHVGRAARRATPVVVDVLERFPAAPAGGGRVGELIRMLDAELRR; this comes from the coding sequence GTGAGCGAGATCGTTCTGAGTGAGCAGGATCTTCGTGAGGTCACCGCGTTCGCCGCGGCGTGTGCGGAGGCGGTGCTCGAGGTGTTCGAGGCCGATCAGCCGGAGGATTCGCGGCCGCGAAAGGCGATCGATACCGCGTGGGTGTTCGCTCGGGGTGGTGAGCGCGGCACGTCCCTGCGTGACACGGCCTGGGCGGCACTCAAGGCGGCCAAGAGCGCGGACACTGCCGCGGGGCGCGAGGCGGCGCGGGCGGCGATGTCCGCGGCGGGCGCCGCCTATCTGCATCCGCTGGCCAAGGCCACCCAGGTCAAGCACATCCTCGGAGCGGGCGCCTACGCAGCCAGAGCGGCCGAGCTGATCGCCGGCGATGAGCGGGCCGTCGGTGCCGCACACGTCGGACGAGCGGCGCGCCGGGCGACACCGGTCGTCGTGGACGTGCTCGAGCGGTTCCCGGCGGCGCCGGCCGGTGGCGGACGGGTCGGCGAGCTGATCCGCATGCTGGATGCCGAGCTTCGCCGTTGA
- a CDS encoding ESX secretion-associated protein EspG: MTATHFDGGSGRLRLSPELFEAFYDWAEGERADGEALRAMSDAGVLSDGKPHPAVAPVVDAMAEPVCVLSVRGAAADGSGVHGAGRLGAESAALLLDVPDDLVELAGMAPGSVPAAVARVVGLAPRPVPGAAAVPVPAAEVAELFGAAPYGGPPAGHPVLEAVGASAADGARWWEVVTRWPDAAGTPHTGTLRVLGTADGLWAVTGGERERTALQQVSATAVWRLLLRRFPRDPG; encoded by the coding sequence ATGACCGCGACGCACTTCGACGGGGGCAGCGGACGGCTGCGCCTGTCCCCGGAGCTGTTCGAAGCGTTCTACGACTGGGCGGAAGGCGAGCGGGCCGACGGCGAAGCGCTGCGTGCGATGTCGGACGCCGGGGTGCTGTCCGACGGGAAGCCGCACCCGGCCGTCGCACCGGTGGTGGACGCCATGGCCGAGCCGGTGTGCGTACTCTCCGTCCGCGGCGCCGCAGCGGACGGCAGCGGCGTGCACGGTGCGGGCCGGCTGGGCGCGGAGTCCGCGGCACTGCTCCTGGACGTCCCCGACGACCTGGTGGAACTGGCCGGCATGGCCCCGGGTTCCGTGCCGGCCGCGGTGGCCCGCGTGGTCGGGCTCGCGCCCCGGCCGGTGCCCGGCGCGGCTGCGGTTCCGGTGCCCGCCGCGGAGGTGGCGGAACTGTTCGGTGCCGCACCGTACGGCGGTCCGCCGGCCGGGCACCCGGTGCTGGAGGCGGTCGGGGCTTCCGCCGCGGACGGCGCGCGGTGGTGGGAGGTGGTGACGCGGTGGCCCGATGCGGCGGGCACCCCGCACACGGGCACCCTGCGGGTTCTCGGCACCGCCGACGGACTGTGGGCCGTGACCGGGGGAGAGCGCGAGCGGACCGCGTTGCAGCAGGTCTCGGCGACTGCGGTGTGGCGGCTGCTGCTGCGCCGCTTTCCTCGTGACCCCGGGTAG
- a CDS encoding arabinosylfuranosidase ArfA, which produces MSHSAPQDRTAPSAGVRPARFVLDPAFTVGEVDPRLFGSFVEHLGRCVYTGIFEPDHPTADEAGLRGDVLALVRELGVTALRYPGGNYVSGYRWEDSVGPVDERPRRLDLAWRSTETNRFGLSEFVDFVRKAGPQAEPMMAVNLGTRGVAEALQLQEYANHPGGTELSDRRVAHGDKEPFGIRLWCLGNEMDGPWQTGHKTAEEYGRVAAETARAMRQLDGDVELVACGSSSQAMDTFAAWEATVLAETYDLVDYVSLHAYYEELDGDRDSFLASAVDMESFIENVVATCDHVGARLKSKKKINLSFDEWNVWYQSRFQAETAAGPLDWPEAPRLLEDNYSVTDAVVFGSLLIALLRHADRVAVACLAQLVNVIAPIMTEPGGPAWRQTTFYPFAQASRYGRGQVLDLRVDSPTYETRKYGEVPLLHATAVRDTGTGAVTVFAVNRSRSESLPLHVTLHGLPVTQVTEHSVLSDADPDARNTLTDPERVTPHPGVGAVLRDGELAVTLEPLSWTVIRLS; this is translated from the coding sequence ATGTCGCACTCCGCACCCCAGGACCGGACCGCCCCGTCTGCCGGTGTACGGCCGGCTCGGTTCGTGCTGGATCCGGCCTTCACCGTGGGCGAGGTCGACCCGCGGCTGTTCGGTTCGTTCGTCGAGCATTTGGGGCGCTGCGTCTACACCGGCATCTTCGAGCCGGACCATCCCACCGCGGACGAGGCGGGTCTGCGCGGCGACGTGCTCGCCCTGGTCCGCGAACTCGGCGTCACCGCGCTGCGTTACCCGGGCGGCAACTACGTGTCCGGCTACCGGTGGGAGGACTCCGTCGGGCCGGTCGACGAGCGTCCGCGCCGTCTCGACCTGGCCTGGCGGTCCACGGAGACGAACCGTTTCGGGCTGAGCGAGTTCGTGGACTTCGTCAGGAAGGCCGGGCCGCAGGCCGAGCCGATGATGGCCGTCAACCTCGGCACCAGGGGAGTGGCCGAGGCGCTGCAGCTCCAGGAGTACGCCAACCACCCCGGCGGAACCGAGCTTTCGGACCGGCGGGTCGCGCACGGCGACAAGGAACCGTTCGGGATCCGGCTGTGGTGCCTGGGCAACGAGATGGACGGGCCCTGGCAGACCGGGCACAAGACGGCCGAGGAGTACGGGCGGGTGGCCGCCGAGACCGCCCGCGCCATGCGGCAGCTGGACGGGGACGTCGAGCTGGTCGCCTGCGGCTCCTCCAGCCAGGCCATGGACACCTTCGCCGCGTGGGAGGCGACGGTGCTGGCCGAGACGTACGACCTGGTGGACTACGTCTCGCTGCACGCCTACTACGAGGAACTCGACGGCGACCGCGACTCGTTCCTCGCCTCGGCCGTCGACATGGAGTCGTTCATCGAGAACGTCGTCGCCACCTGCGACCACGTCGGTGCCCGGCTGAAGTCGAAGAAGAAGATCAACCTGTCCTTCGACGAGTGGAACGTCTGGTACCAGAGCCGCTTCCAGGCGGAGACCGCGGCCGGCCCGCTCGACTGGCCCGAGGCCCCGCGCCTGCTGGAGGACAACTACTCCGTCACGGACGCCGTCGTCTTCGGCTCGCTGCTCATCGCGCTGCTGCGGCACGCGGACCGGGTGGCCGTGGCGTGCCTCGCCCAGCTCGTCAACGTCATCGCCCCCATCATGACCGAGCCGGGCGGCCCCGCCTGGCGGCAGACCACGTTCTACCCCTTCGCGCAGGCGTCCCGGTACGGGCGCGGGCAGGTGCTCGACCTGCGCGTGGACTCGCCCACGTACGAGACGCGGAAGTACGGCGAGGTGCCGCTGCTGCACGCCACGGCGGTGCGGGACACCGGCACCGGGGCGGTCACCGTGTTCGCCGTCAACCGCAGCCGGAGCGAGTCGCTGCCGCTCCACGTCACCCTGCACGGCCTGCCGGTGACGCAGGTCACCGAGCACAGCGTGCTCAGTGACGCGGACCCGGACGCCCGTAACACCCTCACCGACCCCGAGCGGGTCACGCCGCACCCCGGCGTGGGCGCCGTGCTCAGGGACGGCGAGCTGGCCGTGACCCTTGAGCCGCTCTCCTGGACCGTGATCCGGCTGTCCTGA
- a CDS encoding extracellular solute-binding protein — protein sequence MQPLDTSRTAGVTPPPRRRAVLAGGLGALAAMGPLAAGCAAPSASASGRTRLRYWHLFGGGDGLTMQSLLRKFSTAHPEIDVQAATLQWGAPYYTKLGMAGAGGRAPELAVLHLARLAGFGPGRLLDPFDLDLLAELGVRQRDFPENIWRRGQAHGRQFAVPLDTHPTVLYYQTEVCEKAGLLAGGKLRPIRGAEEFADALRAAKKVTGRPGLVTETLGVDCIIPWRLFATFYSQTGAKVLSADGRRLALDDAKALKVLEYMASLVEEGLWVRRADYTASIGLFNEGRTAFHLNGEWEIPSFRPTGLKFSMTRVPPLFGRPTAQADCHAFVLPHQADRGGAPDRAAHTLVAWLLKHSVDWAEGGHVPAYAPVLKDPAYLKLEPQSEYRDVIDDVALDEPAWFTGSASRMWIELGAVFSGVLTGSRTPRGALDEAKQRLRALLDTPNPLAGVAS from the coding sequence ATGCAACCACTCGACACCTCCCGGACGGCCGGGGTGACCCCGCCGCCCCGGCGCCGGGCCGTTCTCGCCGGTGGCCTCGGGGCCCTGGCCGCTATGGGCCCGTTGGCCGCGGGGTGCGCCGCCCCGTCGGCCAGTGCTTCCGGCAGGACCAGGCTGCGCTACTGGCATCTGTTCGGCGGCGGTGACGGGCTCACCATGCAGTCGCTGCTCCGGAAGTTCAGCACGGCGCATCCGGAGATCGACGTGCAGGCCGCGACCCTCCAGTGGGGCGCCCCGTACTACACCAAGCTGGGCATGGCCGGCGCGGGCGGACGGGCGCCCGAGCTGGCCGTGCTGCACCTCGCCCGGCTCGCCGGGTTCGGCCCCGGCCGCCTCCTCGACCCCTTCGACCTCGACCTGCTGGCCGAACTGGGCGTACGGCAGCGGGACTTCCCCGAGAACATCTGGCGGCGCGGGCAGGCACACGGCCGGCAGTTCGCCGTACCGCTCGACACCCACCCGACCGTCCTCTACTACCAGACCGAGGTGTGCGAGAAGGCCGGGCTGCTGGCGGGCGGGAAGCTCAGACCCATCCGCGGCGCCGAGGAGTTCGCAGACGCCCTGCGCGCGGCCAAGAAAGTCACCGGGCGGCCCGGCCTCGTCACCGAGACGCTCGGCGTGGACTGCATCATCCCGTGGCGGCTGTTCGCCACCTTCTACTCGCAGACCGGCGCCAAGGTGCTCTCCGCGGACGGCAGACGGCTGGCCCTGGACGACGCCAAGGCGCTGAAGGTACTGGAATACATGGCGTCCCTCGTCGAGGAGGGGCTGTGGGTGCGGCGCGCCGACTACACCGCCTCCATCGGCCTGTTCAACGAGGGCCGGACCGCCTTCCACCTCAACGGCGAGTGGGAGATCCCTTCCTTCCGCCCCACGGGCCTGAAGTTCTCCATGACCCGGGTGCCACCGCTCTTCGGCCGCCCCACCGCCCAGGCCGACTGCCACGCCTTCGTACTGCCGCACCAGGCGGACCGCGGCGGCGCGCCCGACCGGGCCGCTCACACCCTGGTCGCCTGGCTTTTGAAGCACTCGGTCGACTGGGCCGAGGGCGGCCACGTGCCCGCGTACGCGCCCGTCCTCAAGGACCCCGCCTACCTGAAGCTGGAACCCCAGTCGGAGTACCGCGACGTCATCGACGACGTCGCCCTCGACGAGCCTGCCTGGTTCACCGGCTCCGCCTCCCGCATGTGGATCGAGCTCGGCGCGGTCTTCTCCGGTGTGCTCACCGGCTCCCGTACCCCGCGCGGCGCGCTGGACGAGGCCAAGCAGCGGCTGCGCGCGCTCCTCGACACCCCGAACCCCCTCGCCGGAGTCGCGTCATGA
- a CDS encoding carbohydrate ABC transporter permease, giving the protein MTTLSPTSAPASHAGRATPASGTRTTGRARRSWTEHGLVFVAPFLVVYALFLIWPLVSGLGMSFTDVDITGVGGEFVGLDNYAEAFGDPAVWASLWNTVWFTVLSTVPLVVVGLVLALLANELRVVQWLWRIGWFAPFLLPSGVVCMLFLYMIYPSGFGLADQLLASVGLEPGIGWLTDERYAMLSIVLTTVWWTVGFNFLLYLSALQAIPPHLYEAAELDGASAWRRLWHITLPLLNRTTGLLLVLQVLASLKIFDQVYLLTGGGPDDSTRPILQYVYQQGFTGYRIGYASAVSYIFFALILLVSLAQPVLARRRRAEEAAK; this is encoded by the coding sequence ATGACCACGCTCAGCCCCACCTCGGCGCCCGCGTCCCACGCGGGCCGGGCCACCCCCGCGAGCGGTACCCGCACCACGGGCCGGGCCCGGCGCAGCTGGACCGAGCACGGCCTGGTGTTCGTCGCGCCCTTCCTGGTCGTCTACGCCCTCTTCCTGATCTGGCCGCTCGTCTCGGGCCTCGGCATGAGCTTCACCGATGTCGACATCACCGGCGTGGGCGGTGAGTTCGTCGGCCTGGACAACTACGCGGAGGCGTTCGGCGACCCCGCCGTATGGGCGTCCCTGTGGAACACGGTGTGGTTCACCGTGCTGTCCACGGTCCCGCTCGTCGTCGTCGGCCTGGTGCTCGCCCTGCTGGCCAACGAGCTGCGCGTGGTGCAGTGGCTGTGGCGGATCGGCTGGTTCGCGCCGTTCCTGCTGCCGTCGGGCGTGGTCTGCATGCTGTTCCTCTACATGATCTACCCCTCCGGCTTCGGCCTGGCCGACCAGCTGCTGGCCTCCGTCGGCCTCGAACCGGGCATCGGCTGGCTCACCGACGAGCGCTACGCCATGCTCTCCATCGTCCTGACCACCGTCTGGTGGACCGTCGGCTTCAACTTCCTGCTCTACCTGTCGGCCCTCCAGGCCATTCCGCCGCACCTGTACGAGGCGGCGGAGCTGGACGGGGCGAGCGCCTGGCGGCGGCTGTGGCACATCACGCTGCCACTGCTGAACCGCACCACCGGGCTCCTGCTCGTCCTCCAGGTGCTCGCCTCGCTCAAGATCTTCGACCAGGTCTACCTGCTGACCGGCGGCGGCCCCGACGACTCGACCCGCCCCATCCTCCAGTACGTGTACCAGCAGGGCTTCACCGGCTACCGGATCGGTTACGCCTCGGCTGTCTCGTACATCTTCTTCGCCCTGATCCTGCTCGTCTCCTTGGCGCAGCCCGTGCTGGCCCGGCGACGCCGAGCTGAGGAGGCCGCCAAGTGA
- a CDS encoding bifunctional polysaccharide deacetylase/glycosyltransferase family 2 protein — MRRPPRGHWALLLLVLTVVITALAFEGWTTHEVDSARSKRPCSTPIPRAADTGDPVLRIGDGRIETAGMPAGTVALTFDGGPDPQWTPRVLGLLRAYHVKATFFVHGSRAARHPELMRRIRDEGHEIGSYTYTGGDLGAASPLRARLELSLTQTALAGTAGVRTRLLRLPHTTAADTLCGAEWAAAERAAAEGYLLVAADRTSRKPWQGVVSQFSQTELGYREAKALLRDRSVQRFTTVTGGLGRPFRNTQAPLAQRLEGKGLIWAQDLGHAFTTVMAWALGVAGALSVLRLLMLVVFARAHVRRLHRFRPGTPRLRAVTEPVTVLVPAYNEEAGIAATVHSLLASTHPHLQIVVIDDGSTDGTAAIAESIGDPRVTVVRQPNGGKPSALNTGLAHTRYDIVVMVDADTVFEPEALARLVQPLAHPAVGAVSGNTKVGNRRGLLGRWQHLEYVIGFNLDRRMFEVLECMPTVPGAIGAFRRDALMGIGGVSDDTLAEDTDLTMALWRAGWRVVYEQSAVAWTEVPGSLGQLWRQRYRWCYGTLQSMWKHRRSVLEMGPAGRFGRRALSYLCLFQILLPLFAPVVDVFALYGVLFRDPTQAIVVWLGCLAVQMVTAAYALRLDREKLSAMWTLPLQLFVYRQLLYLVVIQSVITALLGTRLKWHTMHRAGTADPYLLEDVPDRDLLTK, encoded by the coding sequence ATGCGCCGGCCCCCGCGCGGGCACTGGGCGCTGCTGCTGCTCGTCCTCACCGTGGTCATCACCGCCCTCGCCTTCGAGGGGTGGACCACGCACGAAGTCGACTCGGCGCGCTCGAAGCGCCCGTGCAGCACGCCCATCCCGCGCGCGGCGGACACCGGAGATCCGGTACTCCGGATCGGCGACGGCCGGATCGAGACGGCGGGCATGCCGGCCGGTACCGTGGCGCTCACCTTCGACGGGGGCCCGGACCCGCAGTGGACGCCGCGCGTGCTCGGTCTGCTGCGCGCGTACCACGTGAAGGCCACGTTCTTCGTCCACGGCTCGCGCGCGGCCCGGCACCCGGAGCTGATGCGGCGGATCCGCGACGAGGGGCACGAGATCGGCTCGTACACCTACACCGGTGGCGACCTCGGCGCCGCCTCTCCCCTGCGGGCACGCCTGGAGCTGTCCCTCACGCAGACCGCGCTGGCGGGCACGGCGGGTGTCCGCACCCGGCTGCTGCGGCTGCCGCACACCACCGCGGCCGACACGCTCTGCGGCGCCGAGTGGGCGGCCGCCGAACGGGCCGCCGCGGAGGGCTATCTGCTGGTGGCCGCCGACCGCACATCGCGCAAGCCGTGGCAGGGCGTGGTGTCGCAGTTCAGTCAGACGGAGCTCGGCTACCGTGAGGCGAAGGCGCTGCTGCGGGACCGGAGCGTACAGCGGTTCACCACCGTCACCGGCGGGCTCGGCCGTCCCTTCCGGAACACGCAGGCCCCGCTCGCCCAGCGGCTGGAGGGCAAAGGACTGATCTGGGCGCAGGACCTCGGGCACGCCTTCACCACCGTGATGGCCTGGGCCCTCGGTGTCGCGGGCGCGCTCAGCGTGCTGCGGCTGCTCATGCTCGTCGTCTTCGCCCGCGCACACGTACGGCGACTGCACCGGTTCCGGCCCGGCACCCCGCGGCTGAGAGCCGTGACCGAGCCGGTGACGGTACTGGTGCCCGCGTACAACGAGGAAGCGGGCATCGCCGCCACCGTCCACTCGCTGCTCGCCTCCACCCATCCGCATCTGCAGATCGTCGTCATCGACGACGGCTCGACGGACGGCACGGCGGCGATCGCCGAGAGCATCGGCGACCCCCGTGTGACGGTGGTGCGGCAGCCCAACGGCGGCAAACCCAGCGCCCTCAACACCGGTCTGGCGCACACCCGGTACGACATCGTCGTGATGGTCGACGCCGACACCGTCTTCGAGCCGGAAGCGCTGGCCCGGCTCGTCCAGCCGCTCGCCCACCCGGCAGTCGGCGCGGTCAGCGGCAACACCAAGGTCGGTAACCGCCGTGGGCTGCTGGGGAGATGGCAGCACCTGGAGTACGTCATCGGCTTCAACCTCGACCGGCGGATGTTCGAGGTCCTGGAGTGCATGCCGACGGTACCGGGAGCCATCGGTGCCTTCCGCAGGGACGCGCTGATGGGCATCGGCGGTGTCAGCGATGACACGCTGGCCGAGGACACCGACCTCACGATGGCGCTGTGGCGGGCCGGCTGGCGCGTCGTCTACGAGCAGTCGGCCGTGGCCTGGACGGAGGTGCCCGGCTCGCTCGGCCAGCTGTGGCGGCAGCGCTACCGGTGGTGCTACGGCACGCTCCAGTCCATGTGGAAGCACCGGCGCTCGGTCCTCGAGATGGGGCCGGCGGGGCGCTTCGGCCGCCGGGCGCTGTCCTACCTCTGCCTCTTCCAGATCCTGCTGCCGCTGTTCGCGCCCGTGGTGGACGTGTTCGCGCTGTACGGCGTGCTGTTCCGGGACCCGACGCAGGCGATCGTCGTCTGGCTCGGCTGCCTCGCCGTACAGATGGTCACCGCCGCGTACGCGTTGCGGCTGGACCGGGAGAAGCTGAGCGCGATGTGGACGCTGCCGCTCCAGCTCTTCGTCTACCGGCAGCTGCTGTACCTCGTGGTCATCCAGTCGGTGATCACCGCCCTGCTCGGCACCCGGCTGAAGTGGCACACCATGCACCGCGCCGGCACCGCCGATCCCTACCTGCTGGAGGACGTCCCGGACCGGGACCTGTTGACGAAATGA